The Raphanus sativus cultivar WK10039 unplaced genomic scaffold, ASM80110v3 Scaffold1873, whole genome shotgun sequence genome segment CTGGGTCAGGCCAACAACTGAGAGCCAAACATTCTTCACCTCTAGGCAACAAATCGACTTTTGTAACACCATTTAAGGGCGATTTAAGCTCAGTTCAGTGGACTTATCGACAGAAGAGAACATGGAAGGTCTTGTTCAAGTTGGTGAAgctttattaaaataaattttataatgaaaacaaTTATTAACCTCTTCtcttttcattaaaaaaattattttatatagttacaGTGGCTTTAATCTGTAAAATGCTACAGGTTTGCAAAGGTTCTGACAGAAGAAAGGAAACTCATAGAATCAAGATCTCCTAAACTCTCAAGATTTGATTGATCTGTAAAATTCACATAGATTCACTTTACCGGGTGAGGAAAACAATATTTGAATATGAATATATGATTTCATACATACATTTTGGCATTGTGTTCCATTCCAATAAAATTGTAATATTCAGCTTAGTATATCAGCtccatctatactattaaagcaggatcctattggattttttactaaaaatatccttttctttaataacattgcatatttcattaagggcaatcaagtaatattaataacacatctatattgggtcactttttttaaatccagcccattgcccacatcatctcttttgggtcatttgggccgattaacaaatcagattcaattattatttttttcggatcggattcgagTCAGATCTTTCCGGATCCGGGTGGGTTcagttctcatgcataagaacctgaaaaataaccaaaaaaccaaaatatctaaaacgggttcggttatttatactcagagtaaccaaagtatccgatttggttcaaatttttgtatccaaattactcaaaagtaaccaaaagtaaccaaaaatatccattatatacagtttttttgggtaaacttttatccaaactatcatattttatccaaaaatactcaaaagtactaaaaatgactactatagttaacttatgatattaatttaaaatattaaaataattataaatataattataacatatattttagatatatattcacatttcgggtattttcgggtactcatttggttctcggttaggatcgggttcggatcggttcttcggatatagcaatttagaattcattcggatatttaccccggatCTGATCGGGTTtgggaccctgatttttggatcggttttgggttggttcttcgggtctgGATATTGTGATCatgcctatactcatttaaaatgaaacacgataaagaaagataaaaagcgtaagttttttataaaaaaacaaatatatgaaaatatgacatttattaaatatttgtcaattcaAAATCTAGTCTTTGGTTATAAGAATTGATTGTATACTCGAATTGGGGGAGGTACTTGCATCCTCCATTGCTATGGTCCAATTATATGGGCGTGACAGGGCGACTAGCTAGGAGATACGTTTCCTGGTTTCAGATGTTTTCTGGCCTCTTGTATATTTTCTAGAATGTTTAGAATATTCGAGGGAATTTTAAAGAGACGAGATAATGAAAGGATTCACgagaaaatgaaatatttgaTGAAAAAATATGAAGAATCATAATAAGGAAAATATGGGTAAAGAATAAGGAAGTTCCTactcatatataaataaaagaagtaCGACGCAGcgtgtaaaaaaaataaaaggaagtaCCTACAGATTATAAATAGAGGAGGAGAGATCGGTTTTTGATATTCATTCAAGCATAAGCAGATTCCGAAACAAGAGATTGAGCCAGAAGAAATTAGGGCATCTGAAACATAAAACATAGGGAGTCAAAATAAAAACCCGATGAAGAATCCATGCAACGCTGAGGAAGAACCATCGCGTACGAAGAAACTGAAGCTGTCTTTCTCGTCTCCGAGTGGGTTATCTATGTTGCCGGATGAGATGGCACTCAGTTGCTTGGCCCGCGTCTCAAGATCGGACCATGCTTCCTTATCCCTCCTCTCCAAGTGGCACCGTTCAGTAGTGGGTTCGCCTGAGCTGTACGACTTCCGATCCCTTTTGGGCTTCACCGAAAACCGTATCTATCTATGCTTACGCATCCCTCCAGACCCAAACCCCCGCTGGTTCACCCTCTCCCCAAAAACCCCCCTTAACCGACGGCTTGTCCCAGTGCGATCTTATTTTTACCAGCCTCCGGAAGCATCTTGCATGGTGGCTCATGGTTGTGGGATCTACATCATGGGTGGTAGGATTGGCGGGAGAGCCACGTCGAGTGTATTGTTTCTGGATTGTAGATCTCACACGTGGAGCACTCTCCCCTCCATGGGGATGGCTCGATATTCAGCCGTGGCTGGCGTGGTGGACGGGAAAATATACGTGTTGGGAGGGTGCGATGGCTGGGAGTCCGGCAAGTGGGGAGAGGTCTTCGACCCATGGCAGCAAACTTGGGATGCCCTGCCGATGCCACCGCCTCAGTGTGATTATCCCTTAGTGTGCGAAAGCATAGTTATCGAGGAAGAGAAGTTGGTTGTTATGAATGGCTCAGGGGTATGTTTATCCTACAAACCAAGTGATGGCAAATGGAAAAAAGGGTATAGTGATATCTCCGGAATAAAAAGGTGTTGGCATGTGATAGAGAATGTAGTGTACTGCAGTTTAAGTGGTGGGCGGATTTTGTGGTGTGAGCCAAGTGAACTGGAGTGGAATGTAAAGATGGAGTGGAGAGAAGTGATGGGCTTGGAGGCTCTCAGGGATACTCTCGCTGCCTCCAAGCTGGTTAACTATGGTGGACGGGTGTCGGATCAGTGGGAGATATGTAGAAGATCGGAACAGATGTTAGGGACAATGGAAAATGATGAAATATTTCCCGGGCACAAACTAAGCAACTCTGGTCCCAACATGTTAATCTTCTGGGACGTGCTTGCTCCTCATAAGTTGGAGATTTGGTGTGCTGAGATCTCTCTCGAGAGACGCAAGAAGACATGCGAGATTATAGGAAACATCGTGTGGTCAGAAGCTGTCATGACACTTGATCCTCCTCCACATCAGCATCACTGTAAGCTTTCATCTGCTCTACCTCTCAACCTCTGACCAAAAACTCTATACCGTTGGATTTGTTTCTCCTCTGTCtattcgattttttttcttaggtCTCTGAAATTTTCTTAACATTTTGGGTATGtgattgaaattttattttg includes the following:
- the LOC130504896 gene encoding F-box/kelch-repeat protein At4g39560-like; protein product: MKNPCNAEEEPSRTKKLKLSFSSPSGLSMLPDEMALSCLARVSRSDHASLSLLSKWHRSVVGSPELYDFRSLLGFTENRIYLCLRIPPDPNPRWFTLSPKTPLNRRLVPVRSYFYQPPEASCMVAHGCGIYIMGGRIGGRATSSVLFLDCRSHTWSTLPSMGMARYSAVAGVVDGKIYVLGGCDGWESGKWGEVFDPWQQTWDALPMPPPQCDYPLVCESIVIEEEKLVVMNGSGVCLSYKPSDGKWKKGYSDISGIKRCWHVIENVVYCSLSGGRILWCEPSELEWNVKMEWREVMGLEALRDTLAASKLVNYGGRVSDQWEICRRSEQMLGTMENDEIFPGHKLSNSGPNMLIFWDVLAPHKLEIWCAEISLERRKKTCEIIGNIVWSEAVMTLDPPPHQHHSSVFLMYWSGDTKYHDLAATPFCT